The segment CTGAGTTCTAAGCGGATGCGTGACTTAATGACTCTGTTTGAGCAACATTACGATTTAGTGATCTTAGATGCGCCGCCTGTTCTCGGCATTGTCGATGCACTCCTTGCCTCTTCTTGTAGTGACGGAGTACTGCTGGTCGGGCGCATGGGGCATGTTCAGAAATCTGAAATTGCACAAGCTGTCGGAATGTTAAATCGTCTCAATCTTGTAGGGGTCGTCGCAAATTGTGCAGAAAGTGGCAATAGTTACTATTATCGATCGAGCACAGCTTCAGTCTAATGAGACGTAAAAAACTAAGAACATTGAGTATTTTTTGAAGTGCTCAATGTTCTTTTTTTAATCTTGATTTTGTGACAGTCCAATTGGAATATGCCTTTGGTCATAGCCCGAAATCATTTAATTTGTTCTGAATAAATGGCATTCAGAACAATCAATAAATACAGAGATAAAAATGTAATTAATGCATCAATTCATCTCTGAGAAGCCAATCGGAAAAAGCATTTTAGTCAATTCAGGTATAGAAAATCACTAATAAGCTGATAGAGCAAATTCAAAAGTTGCTGAGAGAAATCTGCATAAATAAGATGAATTTAGACTGGTAATTTTTAGGAATCAGAAAACATAATGAATCATCCCTAAAGTAGATAAAACTCTCCCAAAACCTACTAAGATATAATGTGATTAATTATCTGAGTAGTAGAGGAAATGGCAGAGAAATTCTGAACGTTTCTGAGGGATTAATCGAATTGATACTAGATTGGCTTTCAAAGATTTGATCTGCATATCGCGAGTTTACCGGATGGCTCATGACAACTTTTGATCCGCTATTTTTGCAAGAAACGCAAAGCTCTACTTGGGAAAAGTCAGAGCTAGAAACCCTGCGGTGTTCTCTGTACTGGCGGCAACAGCAACTTTTAGTCTTGCAGCCTCCTGTATCAAAAGCTGGACAGAGCAGCGATCGCACTCAGCGCGCTTCCTCAATTCGCCCACTTCGTGATCCAAACTGGCTTTCAGAATGCCTCAAGCGATCAACCGTACAACTTGTGCGAGCTGATCTCGACCTGGGAGAGCCTGCTCTTAAATCTTGGGCAGAAGCCTGTGAATCTTCTGGCAAAGCCCTGTATTTGCGACTTCCGAGTGCTGCGTATCTTCCCCACAAACACAGAGGCTGGCGTTGGGGTTGTAAGCGCGTTGCAGATTGGATATTAGCAGGAGTGGGTCTGATAGTGCTCAGTCCGATCTTGCTTGTCATTGCACTCGCGATCGCGCTAACCTCTCCCGGCTCGATTTTCTTTAGCCAGTGGCGAGTCGGAAAGCGAGGCAAGTTATTTCGAGTGCTGAAATTCCGTACCATGACGATGAATGCAGATCAGCAGCACCATCGAGTCATGGCAGATCAATCGATTCACTGTCTGCACAAGCGAGAAGACGATCCGAGAATTACCGTGATCGGGAAATGGCTGAGACGCTATAGCCTTGATGAGTTACCTCAGTTGATCAATGTACTCCGGGGTGAGATGAGTTTAGTTGGACCAAGACCTTGGGCGCTTTATGATGCAGTGCGGCTCAGTGCTGATATGCAATTGCGTTTGAATGCTCTCCCTGGAATGACTGGAGCTTGGCAAGTGAGTGGGCGATCGACTCAATTAGATCTAGAAACCGTGAGCCAACAGGACTTAGACTATCTGCACAATTGGTCATTTCGCGGTGATATTCAAATCTTATTGCGGACACTTCCGAAGGTATTGTCTGGATTCGGAGCTTTTTAGAGGCTGTTTGCACTGTATCGCAAGTTTTCTGACCCGTGTTAGATCTTTTATGAGGCTTATCCTGAATGCCTTGGGTTCCGCATTATCTCAGACGAGGCGTAAGACAATGGTTTGGGGCGACTCGGTTTTGGCAAGAAAATGAGTTTTTTATCCGAGAATTTCGTCACTTTCCCAACATCGCGATCGCTGCTATTTTGTTTGCACTTGGTTCAGCCGCGTTTGAGGGATTTGGATTTGGGTTTCTCCTCGCATTTTTGCAAAGCCTAGTTAGTCCAACGCTCGAACCGTTTCAAACCGGGATGCATTGGTTCGATGTTTGGATTTTGGGCATCGATCGCGATGCGACCGAACGGCTGCTGCGGGTTTCGGGTCTGATTTTATGTTCAGCTTGGATTCGGGCTGGATTTAATTATCTGACTCAGATTTACACTGAACTGACGCAGCAAACTTTAGTCGATCGCTTACGCACGCAAATTTTCGAGCAGCTACAGTCGTTGAGTCTAAGCTATTTCAATCGTGTTTCGTCCGGTGATTTGGTCAATACATTAACGAATGAGATTGGCAGACTCAATTTTGCATTTACGCTCATCGCTTTTATTATCACAAAAGGATTAACTTTAACCGTCTACGCCGTGTTGCTTTTTACGATCTCATGGCAGTTGACGCTGACATCACTCGTCTTATTCACACTCGTCGCCGTCTGTTTGTCGAATGTGAATGAGCGTGTCCGCAACAGTAGTGTTGATGTTTCGCGCGCGAATGCCCAATTTACTGCAACGGCACTGGAATTTATCACAGGTATTCGCACCGTACAAGCGTTTGCGACCCAAGAGTATGAGCGTGATCGCTTCTATGAAGCTAGCTCCAACATTGTTAAAGCGGGCATGAAAGCGATTCGCCAATTTGCGATTGTGCGTCCCCTCGCTGAAGGATTAGCAACGACCGTTTTGATCAGCATGATTGTTTTAGCAATCACGATTTTTGTGAAGCAGGGGAGTTTACAAACTGCCTCTTTACTGACTTTTTTGTTTATCTTGTTTCGGCTCGTTCCAGCCATATATGAGATGAATACGAGCCGAGTGCAACTATTGTCAGCGACGGGCGCGATTCGGAATGTGCGGGAACTGTTAGCGCGAGAAGATAAACCGTATTTGCAAGAGGGAGATCGCATTTTTACAGGGTTGCATCAGTCGATCGAGTTCTTCACGGTTGATTTCGGATATGACGCAAATCATATCGTCCTTCGAGATGTCTCCCTCTCGATTCCGAAGGGAAAAGTGACGGCGATCGTGGGCGGATCGGGAGCCGGAAAAACAACGCTCGTCGATTTGATTCCCAGGTTTTACGATCCGAGTGCTGGCTATGTCTTGTTTGATGGCAAAGATGCGCGATCGTTTACTGTGAAATCGTTGCGGCAGAAGATTGCGATCGTCAGTCAAGATACCTTTATTTTCAATACGACCGTTCGGGAGAACATTGCTTATGGGTTAACCAACATGACTGACGAACAGATTTGGCAGGCTGCGGTGCAGGCGAATGCACTGGCATTTATCTTAGAAATGCCGGAGAAATTTGAGACGATTTTGGGCGATCGCGGCGTGCGATTATCTGGAGGACAGCGGCAAAGATTAGCGATCGCGCGGGCATTGCTCCGTGATCCAGAAATTTTGATCTTAGATGAAGCAACCAGTGCATTAGATTCTGAATCAGAGCGATTGATTCAACAGTCTCTAGAGCAATTGTCGAAAGGCAGAACCGTAATTACGATCGCGCATCGGTTATCGACGATTATGCGCGCGGATCAAGTAGTGGTGATGGAGCAGGGGCGGTTAGTCGAGCAAGGTCGATATCAAGAGTTGCTAGAGCGACAAGGGCGGCTTTGGCACTATCACCAAATTCAGCATGAAATGCGATCGAGTGAAAAGGCGTAGGGAGTGGAGAGAAAACATCATTAGGTTGCAAAACGGATGCATTTGATTGTTCTTGAAAATCACACAACGACTCAACGCGGCGGGCAGGAATTAAATCTACTCGAAATCTGTCGAGGGCTATTCCAACGCGGGCATCGGATTACTTTGCTTTATCTCAAACCGGGTGATCTACTTCCGCAGTATGCTTCATTTTGCGATCGCACCATTCC is part of the Leptolyngbya boryana PCC 6306 genome and harbors:
- the hepC gene encoding heterocyst development glycosyltransferase HepC; amino-acid sequence: MTTFDPLFLQETQSSTWEKSELETLRCSLYWRQQQLLVLQPPVSKAGQSSDRTQRASSIRPLRDPNWLSECLKRSTVQLVRADLDLGEPALKSWAEACESSGKALYLRLPSAAYLPHKHRGWRWGCKRVADWILAGVGLIVLSPILLVIALAIALTSPGSIFFSQWRVGKRGKLFRVLKFRTMTMNADQQHHRVMADQSIHCLHKREDDPRITVIGKWLRRYSLDELPQLINVLRGEMSLVGPRPWALYDAVRLSADMQLRLNALPGMTGAWQVSGRSTQLDLETVSQQDLDYLHNWSFRGDIQILLRTLPKVLSGFGAF
- the hepA gene encoding heterocyst formation ABC transporter subunit HepA, giving the protein MPWVPHYLRRGVRQWFGATRFWQENEFFIREFRHFPNIAIAAILFALGSAAFEGFGFGFLLAFLQSLVSPTLEPFQTGMHWFDVWILGIDRDATERLLRVSGLILCSAWIRAGFNYLTQIYTELTQQTLVDRLRTQIFEQLQSLSLSYFNRVSSGDLVNTLTNEIGRLNFAFTLIAFIITKGLTLTVYAVLLFTISWQLTLTSLVLFTLVAVCLSNVNERVRNSSVDVSRANAQFTATALEFITGIRTVQAFATQEYERDRFYEASSNIVKAGMKAIRQFAIVRPLAEGLATTVLISMIVLAITIFVKQGSLQTASLLTFLFILFRLVPAIYEMNTSRVQLLSATGAIRNVRELLAREDKPYLQEGDRIFTGLHQSIEFFTVDFGYDANHIVLRDVSLSIPKGKVTAIVGGSGAGKTTLVDLIPRFYDPSAGYVLFDGKDARSFTVKSLRQKIAIVSQDTFIFNTTVRENIAYGLTNMTDEQIWQAAVQANALAFILEMPEKFETILGDRGVRLSGGQRQRLAIARALLRDPEILILDEATSALDSESERLIQQSLEQLSKGRTVITIAHRLSTIMRADQVVVMEQGRLVEQGRYQELLERQGRLWHYHQIQHEMRSSEKA